A part of Streptomyces sp. NBC_01497 genomic DNA contains:
- a CDS encoding phosphatase PAP2 family protein — protein sequence MAFALITWQVLAGGALLRADERLDRAVVGHGPRALTETLTDLGSMPVALPVLAVALAWALWRGARARVLAGALTMAVVPALVVPLKIWTDRPGPLTDATGYYPSGHTATAMVAYGTAALVLLPYVDRRVTVPAAALLTVATASGLVLRGYHWPLDVVASGALCGLLLLALGAVLRIPAVGGAAGARESD from the coding sequence GTGGCGTTCGCGCTGATCACCTGGCAGGTCCTTGCGGGCGGAGCGCTGCTGCGGGCCGACGAACGCCTGGACCGCGCCGTCGTGGGACACGGCCCGAGGGCGCTCACCGAAACCCTCACCGACCTGGGCTCCATGCCCGTGGCGCTGCCGGTCCTCGCCGTGGCCCTGGCCTGGGCCCTGTGGCGCGGCGCCCGCGCCCGCGTCCTCGCGGGCGCCCTGACGATGGCGGTGGTGCCCGCCCTGGTCGTCCCGCTCAAGATCTGGACGGACCGTCCTGGGCCGCTCACGGACGCCACCGGCTACTACCCCTCGGGCCACACCGCCACGGCGATGGTCGCGTACGGGACGGCGGCACTCGTCCTGCTGCCGTACGTGGACCGCCGGGTGACGGTGCCCGCCGCCGCGCTGCTCACGGTCGCGACCGCGTCCGGGCTGGTGCTGCGCGGCTACCACTGGCCGCTGGACGTCGTGGCGAGCGGCGCGCTGTGCGGGCTGCTGCTGCTGGCGCTGGGCGCGGTGCTGCGGATCCCGGCCGTCGGGGGAGCAGCCGGCGCCCGCGAGTCCGACTGA
- a CDS encoding ATP-binding protein yields the protein MDSDGTHDPRGTRATPVPHPAAPPPPLPSGPPPALTSPPPAGYGPAAPSPAGPADPYGKPAVPPAPGYAPTTGPTLRDWLHTPRRTDGPGTWTYGHRPRPAVEPELTPVRQLAVGAAISLLAGVLLWSLLWNRYLGGFWVWPLAALTPDSWFSDKSSSTAELLAYLYYALVIAILVVVFGRLGRWPELLRRVFGGRPAPRGEEAPAETAPAPEADPAEWPELRAAGQGEIAGRLAAEVREGRMNDVDFTRISRAWSSVRVDPRRLAAFAQTVRQDGAAACVHPSGGRDLPIRAARHDLLARQVRLGTVQDGERNPYGRRGTGLALDPGLLGTSLLAVGPPGAGKTRALVRPVVESLALQALAGQAAVVAVCAAGTQLGPDEAYDVVVRIGDPQSVYDLDLYGGSGDPDEAAAVLAEGLVGDLADTDSRRAATALAQLLGPFRAAHGRLPTVPELRELLDGTPEALEALRGALDAGGHRSMRRELDARERQASAPGDPGRALADRVALLDRPAFAEFFDTTGRTRPFSLRTLEHPLRVRIDLPERGHGEASRVLARLLLAQFTANAAVRTDHSLFACLVLDDATRTLTAETLRGVQRLRSVNAGAVLTLRTLDDVPESLHAGLLGAVGCRMAFAGITTWDGKRFAEAWGTEWVESKVVTQRTVFADQPLTRAIHSFRKLVTGKAVTTDAVTVRQVERERWSASDLAHTVPAGHAVLSLRTVAGDHAPPLLVDLRG from the coding sequence ATGGATTCCGACGGCACGCACGACCCACGGGGCACACGCGCCACACCCGTGCCGCATCCCGCCGCGCCTCCCCCACCCCTCCCGTCCGGACCGCCACCCGCCCTGACCAGCCCTCCTCCGGCCGGGTACGGGCCCGCCGCCCCCTCCCCCGCGGGGCCCGCCGACCCGTACGGCAAGCCCGCCGTCCCGCCCGCTCCGGGATACGCCCCGACCACGGGGCCGACCCTGCGCGACTGGCTCCACACGCCACGGCGCACGGACGGGCCCGGGACGTGGACGTACGGGCACCGGCCGCGACCGGCGGTGGAGCCGGAACTGACGCCGGTGCGGCAGCTGGCGGTGGGGGCGGCCATCTCACTCCTGGCCGGCGTGCTGCTCTGGTCGCTGTTGTGGAACCGCTATCTGGGGGGATTCTGGGTGTGGCCGCTGGCCGCGCTCACACCCGACTCATGGTTCTCGGACAAGTCGTCGAGCACAGCCGAACTGCTGGCGTACCTGTACTACGCGCTCGTGATCGCCATCCTCGTGGTGGTCTTCGGCCGCCTGGGCCGCTGGCCCGAGTTGCTGCGCCGGGTCTTCGGCGGCCGGCCCGCGCCGCGCGGCGAGGAGGCGCCCGCCGAGACGGCGCCCGCGCCCGAGGCGGATCCCGCCGAGTGGCCGGAGCTGCGTGCCGCCGGGCAGGGGGAGATCGCCGGGCGGCTCGCCGCCGAGGTGCGCGAGGGCCGGATGAACGACGTCGACTTCACCCGGATCAGCCGGGCGTGGAGTTCCGTGCGTGTCGATCCGCGCCGCCTCGCGGCGTTCGCGCAGACCGTGCGGCAGGACGGCGCGGCGGCCTGTGTCCATCCCTCGGGCGGCCGGGATCTGCCCATAAGGGCGGCCCGGCACGACCTGCTGGCCCGTCAGGTGCGGCTCGGCACCGTGCAGGACGGCGAGCGCAACCCGTACGGCAGGCGCGGCACGGGGCTCGCGCTGGATCCGGGGCTGCTCGGCACCTCGCTGCTGGCGGTGGGGCCGCCGGGCGCCGGCAAGACGCGGGCCCTGGTGCGCCCGGTGGTCGAGTCGCTGGCGCTCCAGGCGCTGGCCGGGCAGGCGGCGGTCGTCGCGGTGTGCGCGGCGGGGACGCAGCTCGGTCCTGACGAGGCGTACGACGTCGTGGTGCGGATCGGCGATCCGCAGTCGGTCTACGACCTCGACCTGTACGGCGGGAGCGGCGATCCGGACGAGGCCGCGGCGGTGCTCGCGGAGGGCCTGGTCGGCGATCTGGCCGACACGGACAGCAGGCGGGCGGCGACGGCACTCGCGCAGCTCCTCGGACCGTTCCGGGCCGCGCACGGCCGTCTGCCGACGGTGCCGGAACTGCGCGAGCTCCTCGACGGGACGCCCGAGGCGCTCGAAGCGCTGCGCGGCGCCCTCGATGCGGGCGGCCACCGGTCCATGCGCCGCGAACTCGACGCGCGTGAACGCCAGGCGTCGGCGCCCGGCGACCCCGGCCGGGCGCTCGCGGACCGGGTCGCGCTGCTCGACCGGCCCGCGTTCGCGGAGTTCTTCGACACGACGGGCAGGACGCGCCCGTTCTCCCTGCGGACGCTGGAGCATCCGCTGCGGGTCCGCATCGACCTGCCGGAGCGTGGCCACGGCGAGGCGTCGCGGGTGCTCGCGCGGCTGCTGCTCGCGCAGTTCACGGCGAACGCGGCGGTCCGCACGGACCACTCGCTGTTCGCCTGCCTGGTCCTGGACGACGCCACGCGCACGCTCACCGCGGAGACGCTGCGCGGGGTGCAGCGGCTGCGGTCGGTGAACGCGGGCGCCGTGCTGACGCTGCGGACCCTGGACGACGTGCCGGAGTCCCTGCACGCGGGGCTGCTCGGCGCGGTGGGCTGCCGGATGGCGTTCGCCGGGATCACGACGTGGGACGGCAAGCGGTTCGCCGAGGCCTGGGGCACGGAGTGGGTGGAGAGCAAGGTGGTCACGCAGCGCACGGTCTTCGCCGACCAGCCGCTGACCCGCGCCATCCACTCGTTCCGGAAGCTGGTCACCGGGAAGGCCGTGACGACCGACGCGGTGACCGTGCGTCAGGTCGAGCGCGAGCGCTGGTCGGCGTCGGACCTCGCGCACACCGTGCCCGCCGGGCACGCGGTGCTCTCCCTGCGCACGGTCGCGGGCGACCACGCGCCGCCGCTGCTGGTGGACCTGCGGGGCTGA
- a CDS encoding PucR family transcriptional regulator → MPPTLASLVQHSALKLTVRAGEDRLDLPVRWVHASELVDPVPYMEGGELLLVTATNLDAADPDAMRRYVRRLVGAGIAGIGFAIGVHYDDVPDALVEAARSEGLPLLEVPRRTPFIAIGKAVSEAIAADQYRAVTDGFEAQRDLTRAALAEGPGELLARLAAHVDGWAALYDPSGSVIAAEPPWAARRAARLGEAAARLAQRRPHTSSVVGGPDVEGGGVDDRVELQTLGSGRRAGGVLAVGTAGAPGTAARYAVHSAIALLTLTTERSRSLRAAEQRLGAAVLRMLLSGQSEHARTVAGDLYGALLDAPFRLLIAEAEDTSGEPSGDSPLDLLAEALETAATRAGEPVLVVPDGEGRLVVIAVDGGAAAALCAGYADRQAKEAGVVTGLSAPAGPIATGTAYKQAEQALSVARRRGRALVEHEDLADGSLLPLLADDAVRAFADGMLRALREHDAKGRGDLVDSLRAWLSRHGQWDAAAADLGVHRHTLRYRMRRVEEILGRSLDDPDVRMELWLALKTTAGLSSPASGATPAPRG, encoded by the coding sequence ATGCCGCCCACGCTCGCCTCGCTCGTCCAGCACTCGGCGCTCAAGCTCACCGTGCGCGCCGGGGAGGACCGGCTCGACCTGCCCGTGCGCTGGGTCCATGCCAGTGAGCTGGTGGATCCCGTCCCCTACATGGAGGGCGGCGAGCTGCTGCTCGTCACGGCCACCAATCTGGACGCCGCGGACCCCGACGCGATGCGCCGCTACGTGCGGCGGCTCGTCGGCGCGGGCATCGCCGGCATCGGGTTCGCGATCGGCGTCCATTACGACGACGTGCCGGACGCCCTGGTGGAAGCGGCACGATCCGAGGGACTTCCGCTGCTGGAAGTGCCGCGCAGGACCCCGTTCATCGCCATCGGCAAGGCCGTCTCGGAGGCCATCGCGGCGGACCAGTACCGCGCTGTCACCGACGGCTTCGAGGCCCAGCGCGACCTGACGCGCGCCGCGCTCGCCGAAGGCCCGGGGGAACTGCTCGCCCGCCTCGCCGCGCATGTCGACGGGTGGGCCGCGCTGTACGACCCGTCCGGGAGCGTCATCGCCGCCGAGCCTCCCTGGGCCGCCCGGCGCGCCGCGCGTCTCGGCGAGGCCGCCGCCCGGCTCGCGCAGCGCCGCCCGCACACCAGTTCCGTCGTCGGCGGCCCCGACGTGGAGGGCGGGGGCGTCGACGACCGGGTGGAACTGCAGACCCTCGGCAGCGGGCGCCGGGCCGGTGGCGTGCTGGCCGTGGGGACGGCGGGGGCGCCGGGCACGGCGGCACGCTACGCCGTGCACTCGGCGATCGCCCTCCTGACGCTGACCACCGAGCGGAGCCGTTCGCTGCGCGCGGCGGAGCAGCGGCTCGGCGCGGCGGTCCTGCGGATGCTGCTGTCAGGCCAGTCCGAGCACGCCCGTACGGTCGCGGGCGACCTGTACGGGGCGCTGCTCGACGCGCCGTTCCGGCTGCTGATCGCCGAGGCCGAGGACACCTCCGGGGAACCGTCGGGGGACTCTCCTCTCGATCTGCTGGCGGAAGCCCTGGAGACGGCCGCGACCCGTGCGGGCGAACCGGTGCTGGTCGTGCCCGACGGCGAGGGGCGCCTCGTGGTCATCGCCGTCGACGGTGGTGCCGCCGCCGCCCTGTGCGCCGGATACGCGGACCGCCAGGCGAAGGAGGCGGGTGTGGTCACCGGCCTGTCCGCGCCGGCGGGACCGATCGCGACGGGCACGGCGTACAAGCAGGCGGAGCAGGCGCTCTCGGTGGCGCGGCGCCGTGGCCGCGCCCTGGTCGAGCACGAGGACCTCGCGGACGGCTCGCTGCTGCCGCTGCTCGCCGACGACGCGGTACGGGCCTTCGCCGACGGCATGCTGCGGGCGCTGCGCGAGCACGACGCGAAGGGCCGGGGCGATCTGGTCGACTCGCTGCGTGCCTGGCTGTCCCGGCACGGCCAGTGGGACGCGGCCGCGGCCGATCTGGGCGTGCACCGCCACACGCTGCGCTACCGGATGCGCCGGGTGGAGGAAATCCTCGGGCGTTCGCTGGACGATCCGGACGTGCGGATGGAGCTGTGGCTCGCCCTGAAGACCACGGCCGGCCTCTCCTCTCCGGCATCGGGGGCCACGCCCGCGCCGCGGGGGTGA
- the gabT gene encoding 4-aminobutyrate--2-oxoglutarate transaminase — protein sequence MTAIPQERRLVTAIPGPKSLELQARRTATVAAGVGSTMPVFAERAGGGILEDVDGNRLIDFGSGIAVTTVGSSAEAVVRRASAQLADFTHTCFMVTPYEEYVAVCEELAALTPGDHAKKSALFNSGAEAVENAVKIARSYTKRQAVVVFDHAYHGRTNLTMALTAKNMPYKNGFGPFAPEVYRVPMAYPYRWPTGPENCGPEASAQAIDQISKQIGAQNVAAIIIEPVLGEGGFIEPAPGFLPALARFAKDNGIVFVADEIQSGFCRTGAWFACEDEGIVPDLITTAKGIAGGLPLAAVTGRAEIMDAAHASGLGGTYGGNPVACAAALGAIETMRELDLPARARRIEEIMKGRLTAMSEKYDVIGDVRGRGGMIAIELVKDRATKEPAPEVAGALAKACHQEGLLVLTCGTYGNVLRFLPPLVIGEDLLGEGLDIIEQAFAAL from the coding sequence ATGACCGCCATCCCGCAGGAGCGCCGACTCGTCACCGCCATCCCGGGGCCGAAGTCGCTGGAGTTGCAGGCCCGGCGCACCGCCACGGTTGCGGCGGGCGTGGGCTCCACCATGCCCGTGTTCGCCGAGCGCGCGGGCGGCGGCATCCTTGAGGATGTCGACGGCAACCGGCTGATCGACTTCGGCTCGGGCATCGCCGTGACGACCGTCGGATCCAGTGCCGAGGCCGTCGTGCGCCGCGCCTCCGCCCAGCTCGCGGACTTCACCCACACCTGTTTCATGGTCACTCCCTACGAGGAGTACGTGGCGGTCTGCGAGGAGCTGGCAGCGCTCACGCCCGGGGACCACGCCAAGAAGTCCGCCCTGTTCAACTCGGGCGCCGAGGCCGTCGAGAACGCGGTGAAGATCGCCCGCTCGTACACCAAGCGGCAGGCCGTCGTCGTCTTCGACCACGCCTACCACGGCCGTACGAACCTCACGATGGCCCTGACCGCGAAGAACATGCCGTACAAGAACGGCTTCGGCCCGTTCGCGCCCGAGGTCTACCGGGTCCCGATGGCCTACCCCTACCGCTGGCCGACCGGTCCCGAGAACTGCGGGCCCGAGGCCTCCGCCCAGGCCATCGACCAGATCAGCAAGCAGATCGGCGCGCAGAACGTCGCGGCGATCATCATCGAGCCGGTACTCGGCGAGGGCGGCTTCATCGAGCCGGCCCCCGGCTTCCTGCCCGCGCTCGCGCGGTTCGCGAAGGACAACGGGATCGTGTTCGTCGCGGACGAGATCCAGTCCGGCTTCTGCCGCACCGGCGCCTGGTTCGCGTGTGAGGACGAGGGCATCGTGCCCGACCTGATCACCACCGCCAAGGGCATCGCGGGTGGCCTGCCGCTGGCCGCCGTCACCGGCCGCGCCGAGATCATGGACGCCGCGCACGCCAGCGGCCTCGGTGGCACGTACGGCGGAAACCCGGTCGCCTGTGCCGCCGCGCTCGGCGCGATCGAGACGATGCGGGAACTCGACCTCCCGGCGAGGGCCCGGCGCATCGAGGAGATCATGAAGGGCCGTCTCACGGCCATGAGCGAGAAGTACGACGTGATCGGCGACGTCCGCGGCCGCGGCGGGATGATCGCCATCGAACTGGTCAAGGACCGCGCGACCAAGGAGCCCGCCCCCGAGGTGGCGGGCGCCCTCGCCAAGGCGTGCCACCAGGAGGGCCTGCTGGTGCTCACCTGCGGCACGTACGGCAACGTGCTGCGCTTCCTGCCCCCGCTCGTCATCGGTGAGGACCTCCTCGGTGAGGGCCTGGACATCATCGAGCAGGCGTTCGCCGCGCTCTGA
- a CDS encoding ABC transporter permease: MTAATAPPAAAPVTGEPKARRVPRRKRLVPYWLLLPGILWLIIFFVVPLIYQASTSVQTGSLESGFQVTWHVQTYWDVLQQYYPQFLRSLLYAAVATLLCLVVGYPLAYLIAFRAGRYRNVLLVLVIAPFFTSFLIRTLAWKTILADGGPVVGFLNSAHILDLTNALGWTSGDRVLATPLAVVTGLTYNFLPFMILPLYTSLERIDQRLHEAAGDLYATPWTTFRKVTFPMSLPGVVSGTLLTFIPSSGDYVNAQLLGSADTKMIGSVIQSQFLTVLDYPAAAALSFILMAVVLFVVSYYIRRAGTEELL; the protein is encoded by the coding sequence ATGACGGCCGCCACCGCGCCGCCCGCCGCCGCACCCGTCACCGGGGAACCGAAGGCGCGCCGGGTGCCGCGCCGCAAGCGGCTCGTCCCGTACTGGCTGCTGCTGCCCGGCATCCTCTGGCTGATCATCTTCTTCGTCGTCCCGCTGATCTACCAGGCGTCCACGTCCGTGCAGACCGGGTCGCTGGAGAGCGGCTTCCAGGTCACCTGGCACGTGCAGACGTACTGGGACGTGCTCCAGCAGTACTACCCGCAGTTCCTGCGCTCGCTGCTGTACGCGGCCGTCGCCACGCTGCTGTGCCTGGTCGTCGGCTACCCGCTCGCGTACCTCATCGCCTTCCGGGCCGGGCGCTACCGCAACGTCCTGCTGGTCCTCGTCATCGCGCCGTTCTTCACCAGCTTCCTGATCCGCACGCTGGCCTGGAAGACGATCCTCGCCGACGGGGGGCCGGTCGTCGGCTTCCTCAACTCGGCGCACATCCTGGACCTGACGAACGCGCTGGGCTGGACCAGCGGCGACCGGGTCCTCGCCACCCCGCTCGCCGTCGTCACCGGGCTCACCTACAACTTCCTGCCCTTCATGATCCTGCCGCTCTACACCTCGCTGGAGCGGATCGACCAGCGGCTGCACGAGGCCGCGGGCGACCTGTACGCCACCCCCTGGACCACCTTCCGCAAGGTGACCTTCCCGATGTCGCTGCCCGGCGTCGTCTCCGGCACCCTGCTCACGTTCATCCCGTCCAGCGGCGACTACGTCAACGCGCAGCTGCTCGGGTCCGCCGACACGAAGATGATCGGCAGCGTCATCCAGTCGCAGTTCCTCACCGTGCTCGACTATCCGGCCGCGGCCGCGCTGTCGTTCATCCTCATGGCGGTCGTGCTGTTCGTGGTCAGCTACTACATCCGCCGGGCAGGGACGGAGGAACTGCTCTGA
- a CDS encoding NAD(P)/FAD-dependent oxidoreductase, translated as MAPGAMDTVPAARAATALASSSLAHVRPAPYWLDDPGRPAALPALTGEERCDLLVVGGGYSGLWTALNAKERDPGRDVVVIEGREVAWAASGRNGGFCAASLTHGLPNGLARWPGELRALEELGARNLDAIGDAVERYGIDCAFERTGEIDVATAPHQLAELSALKEEAERAGLTGLEVLDQDAVRAEVDSPTFLGGLLDREGVALVNPAALAWGLKRACLGLGVRVYENTPGRTLTRSGPGMAVRTPQGRILARQVALGTNVFPSLLRRVRPYTVPVYDYALTTEPLTAAQLASVGWTNRQGLGDSANQFHYFRLTADNRVLWGGYDAIYPFGGRLDADRDQRPATYLKLATHFFRCFPQLEDVRFSHAWGGAIDTCTRFAAFYGTAHEGRVTYAAGFTGLGVGATRFGADVMLDLLSGQSSERTELEMVRRKPLPFPPEPVAWAGIGLTKWSLARADAAGGRRNLWLRAMDRLGLGFDS; from the coding sequence ATGGCCCCAGGAGCCATGGACACCGTCCCGGCCGCACGCGCGGCCACCGCCCTCGCCTCGTCGTCCCTCGCGCACGTGCGGCCCGCCCCGTACTGGCTCGACGACCCGGGCAGGCCTGCCGCGCTGCCCGCCCTCACCGGCGAGGAACGCTGCGACCTGCTCGTCGTCGGCGGCGGTTACAGCGGCCTGTGGACCGCGCTGAACGCCAAGGAACGCGACCCGGGGCGCGACGTCGTCGTCATCGAGGGCCGGGAGGTGGCCTGGGCCGCCTCCGGCCGCAACGGCGGCTTCTGCGCCGCCTCCCTCACCCACGGCCTGCCCAACGGCCTGGCCCGCTGGCCCGGCGAACTGCGCGCCCTGGAGGAACTCGGCGCACGCAACCTCGACGCGATCGGCGACGCCGTCGAGCGCTACGGCATCGACTGCGCCTTCGAACGCACCGGTGAGATCGACGTCGCCACCGCACCCCATCAGCTCGCCGAGCTGTCCGCACTCAAGGAGGAGGCCGAGCGGGCGGGCCTCACGGGTCTTGAGGTACTCGACCAGGACGCCGTACGCGCCGAGGTCGATTCGCCCACCTTCCTCGGCGGCCTCCTCGACCGGGAGGGCGTCGCCCTCGTCAACCCGGCCGCGCTGGCCTGGGGCCTCAAGCGGGCCTGCCTCGGCCTCGGCGTCCGTGTCTACGAGAACACGCCCGGCCGCACGCTCACCCGGTCCGGCCCGGGCATGGCCGTGCGCACCCCGCAGGGCCGGATCCTCGCCCGGCAGGTCGCCCTCGGCACCAACGTCTTCCCCTCCCTGCTGCGGCGCGTACGCCCGTACACCGTCCCCGTCTACGACTACGCGCTGACGACCGAGCCGCTGACCGCCGCCCAGCTGGCCTCGGTCGGCTGGACGAACCGGCAGGGCCTCGGCGACAGCGCCAACCAGTTCCACTACTTCCGCCTCACCGCCGACAACCGTGTCCTGTGGGGCGGTTACGACGCCATCTACCCCTTCGGCGGGCGGCTCGACGCGGACCGGGACCAGCGCCCCGCGACGTACCTCAAGCTCGCCACGCACTTCTTCCGCTGCTTCCCGCAGCTCGAAGACGTCCGCTTCAGCCACGCCTGGGGCGGCGCCATCGACACCTGCACGCGGTTCGCGGCCTTCTACGGCACCGCGCACGAGGGCCGCGTCACCTACGCGGCGGGCTTCACCGGGCTGGGCGTCGGGGCGACCCGGTTCGGTGCCGACGTCATGCTCGACCTGTTGTCCGGCCAGTCCAGTGAGCGCACGGAGCTGGAGATGGTGCGGCGCAAGCCCCTGCCGTTCCCGCCGGAGCCGGTGGCCTGGGCCGGGATCGGCCTGACGAAGTGGTCGCTGGCGCGGGCCGACGCGGCCGGGGGCCGGCGCAACCTGTGGCTGCGCGCCATGGACCGGCTCGGCCTGGGCTTCGACAGCTGA
- a CDS encoding ABC transporter ATP-binding protein, with translation MTETASTGPAGGDVRLAGISKKYGSFQAVQPLDLTVPQGTFFALLGASGCGKTTTLRMIAGLEDPTTGTVFLGEEDVTDLPPHKRPVNTVFQSYALFPHLDIFENVAFGLRRRGIRSVGRQVGEMLDLVQLGDYARRKPQQLSGGQQQRVAVARALINRPQVLLLDEPLGALDLKLRRQMQLELKRIQTEVGVTFIHVTHDQEEAMTMADTIAVMNAGRVEQLGSPGDLYENPRTTFVANFLGTSNLIETEILRTDGENLTVSGSGGCELTLPAARCTAPTANGGKVLVGIRPEKITLTHADDAGTVPPGRNRVVGRIVGTSFIGVSTQYVVDSPACPELAVYAQNIERDGRLVPGAEVVLHWNPGHTFGLGADQDISAGEGEAS, from the coding sequence ATGACAGAGACCGCATCCACCGGCCCGGCCGGCGGCGACGTCCGCCTCGCCGGGATCAGCAAGAAGTACGGCTCGTTCCAAGCCGTCCAGCCGCTCGATCTCACCGTGCCCCAGGGGACGTTCTTCGCGCTGCTCGGCGCGTCCGGCTGCGGGAAGACCACCACCCTGCGGATGATCGCCGGCCTGGAGGACCCGACCACCGGCACCGTCTTCCTCGGCGAGGAGGACGTCACCGATCTGCCTCCGCACAAGAGGCCCGTGAACACCGTCTTCCAGAGCTACGCGCTCTTCCCGCACCTCGACATCTTCGAGAACGTCGCCTTCGGACTGCGCCGCCGCGGTATCAGGTCCGTGGGGAGGCAGGTCGGCGAGATGCTCGACCTCGTCCAGCTCGGCGACTACGCGCGCCGCAAGCCGCAACAGCTCTCCGGCGGCCAGCAGCAGCGCGTCGCGGTCGCCCGCGCCCTGATCAACCGCCCTCAGGTGCTCCTCCTCGACGAGCCGCTCGGCGCGCTCGACCTCAAACTGCGCCGCCAGATGCAGCTCGAACTCAAGCGCATCCAGACGGAGGTGGGCGTCACCTTCATCCACGTCACCCACGACCAGGAGGAGGCCATGACGATGGCCGACACCATCGCGGTGATGAACGCGGGCCGCGTGGAACAGCTCGGCAGCCCCGGCGATCTCTACGAGAACCCGCGTACGACGTTCGTCGCGAACTTCCTCGGCACCTCCAACCTCATCGAGACGGAGATCCTCCGCACCGACGGCGAGAACCTCACCGTCTCCGGCAGCGGCGGGTGCGAACTCACCCTGCCCGCCGCCCGGTGCACGGCCCCCACGGCGAACGGGGGAAAGGTCCTCGTCGGCATACGCCCCGAGAAGATCACCCTCACCCACGCCGACGACGCGGGCACCGTCCCCCCGGGCCGCAACCGGGTCGTCGGCCGGATCGTCGGCACCAGCTTCATCGGCGTCTCCACCCAGTACGTCGTCGACAGCCCCGCCTGCCCCGAACTGGCCGTGTACGCACAGAACATCGAGCGCGACGGCCGCCTCGTGCCCGGCGCCGAGGTGGTCCTGCACTGGAACCCGGGACACACCTTCGGGCTCGGCGCGGACCAGGACATCTCCGCCGGCGAGGGGGAGGCGTCATGA
- a CDS encoding ABC transporter permease, with translation MNPTPRALRWIRQHLVVIAGLITLAYLILPNVVVMVFSFNKPTGRFNYTWNHFSLDAWKSPCGAAGLCSSLGLSLQIAVYATIGATVLGTMIAFALVRYRFHGRGPVNSLIFLPMAMPEVVMAASLLTLFLNLGAQLGFWTILIAHIMFCLSFVVVAVKARVMSMDPRLEEAARDLYAGPAATFVRVTLPIAAPGIVAGALLSFALSFDDFIITNFNAGSTVTFPMFVWGSAQRGTPVQINVIGTAMFVIAVTVVVAGQAVSNRRSKAAAAS, from the coding sequence ATGAACCCGACTCCGAGGGCACTGCGCTGGATACGGCAGCACCTGGTGGTGATCGCCGGCCTGATCACGCTCGCCTACCTGATCCTGCCGAACGTCGTCGTGATGGTGTTCTCCTTCAACAAGCCCACCGGCCGCTTCAACTACACGTGGAACCACTTCTCGCTCGACGCGTGGAAGTCGCCGTGCGGGGCCGCGGGGCTGTGCAGCTCGCTGGGGCTGTCCCTGCAGATCGCCGTCTACGCGACGATCGGCGCCACCGTCCTCGGCACCATGATCGCCTTCGCGCTGGTCCGCTACCGCTTCCACGGCCGCGGCCCGGTGAACTCGCTGATCTTCCTGCCGATGGCCATGCCCGAGGTCGTCATGGCCGCGTCGCTGCTCACCCTCTTCCTCAACCTCGGCGCACAGCTCGGCTTCTGGACGATCCTCATCGCCCACATCATGTTCTGCCTGAGCTTCGTCGTCGTCGCCGTGAAGGCACGCGTCATGTCCATGGACCCGCGGCTGGAGGAGGCGGCGCGCGACCTGTACGCGGGACCCGCGGCGACCTTCGTGCGCGTCACACTGCCGATCGCTGCACCCGGGATCGTCGCGGGAGCGCTGCTGTCGTTCGCGCTGTCGTTCGACGACTTCATCATCACCAACTTCAACGCCGGCTCCACGGTGACCTTCCCCATGTTCGTCTGGGGATCGGCGCAGCGCGGCACGCCGGTGCAGATCAATGTCATCGGCACGGCGATGTTCGTCATTGCCGTAACGGTCGTCGTCGCGGGCCAGGCCGTCAGCAACCGGCGGTCCAAGGCCGCGGCCGCGTCCTGA